One Rossellomorea aquimaris DNA window includes the following coding sequences:
- a CDS encoding nuclease-related domain-containing protein, with translation MICKELKVPIIIEKFQALLWRLPLNHLKIPIIDKDLKKRKAGYNGEATVYYHLSFLKDKKYKIFYDIRIPLFSHHFQIDFLVITPFYILIIEVKNISGTVTIDPFIRQLTRTYKGLTEGFPDPVSQVQRQTLLLQKWFSLHKLKHPPIEHLVVFSNPSTILHFTKTPPADSPYREIIHAQNIIDKIKDLNETYVKEVINYKEISKMRRTILKDHQENESDIFTTYGISKNDIMTGVRCENCHHIPMTRVRASWFCNQCSASSKHAHLNAIRDYFLLINEHITNRELREFIHVPSRTTAYKMLKDLDMQGDRKAAFYINSDK, from the coding sequence TTGATCTGTAAAGAACTTAAAGTTCCCATCATTATTGAAAAATTCCAGGCATTACTATGGCGTCTGCCCCTTAATCATCTCAAAATCCCCATCATAGACAAGGACCTAAAGAAAAGAAAAGCAGGGTACAACGGGGAGGCAACCGTCTACTACCACCTAAGCTTCTTGAAAGACAAAAAATACAAAATCTTTTATGATATTAGAATCCCTCTATTCTCTCATCACTTCCAAATCGATTTTCTTGTCATAACCCCCTTCTATATTTTAATTATTGAAGTTAAGAATATCTCTGGAACTGTTACTATTGATCCTTTTATCAGACAGCTCACCCGAACTTATAAGGGACTAACCGAAGGATTTCCTGATCCTGTCTCCCAAGTCCAAAGACAAACATTATTACTCCAAAAATGGTTCAGTCTTCATAAACTGAAGCATCCACCAATTGAACACCTCGTTGTATTCAGTAATCCGTCCACCATCTTACATTTTACTAAAACCCCACCGGCTGACTCTCCATACAGAGAAATCATTCACGCTCAGAATATAATAGATAAGATTAAAGATTTAAACGAGACATATGTAAAAGAAGTCATTAACTATAAAGAAATTTCAAAAATGAGAAGAACTATTTTAAAAGATCATCAAGAAAATGAATCGGATATTTTTACAACCTATGGTATTTCCAAGAATGATATTATGACAGGTGTACGTTGTGAGAACTGTCATCACATCCCAATGACAAGGGTTAGAGCCTCCTGGTTTTGCAACCAATGCAGTGCGTCATCTAAACATGCTCATTTGAACGCGATTCGGGATTACTTCTTATTAATTAATGAGCACATAACAAATAGGGAGTTAAGAGAGTTTATCCACGTTCCATCTAGGACAACGGCATACAAAATGTTAAAAGATTTAGATATGCAAGGAGATAGAAAAGCAGCTTTCTACATTAATTCAGATAAATAA
- a CDS encoding PH domain-containing protein, whose amino-acid sequence MSEHKRLHPISAVANFVKQLKDLIVPFVFLFVLNNRGEKTGFWDYMPVISMAAVLVFVLVTGIVKWLRFTYRVEEGELRIEYGLFVKKKRYIPIDRIQSLNFSEGILHRPFGLVKVKVETAGSSNPRESEAELTAILKEEAIELEGMIYREKKGNIVTDDLAGENTVTLKDEAPFFNLSSNDIWVLATTSGGVGVIISGVFVFLSQFNEFIPYEAVYDELAVFVKSGVFVVSVMAFLGLLVAWLLSIAWTFIIYGDFRIKIVDDHIVMTRGLLEKKQVTVPLNRVQGIRVVENPIRQLLGYCTVHIENAGGSVLEKDSTSIKLFPIVKKKRIQGLLNDLFPDYVIHDDFKRLPGRSLRRYVFRQAIWVVVPTAAVCFMYWPYGLWVGLLMIPFGILGYYQYRAGGWKIVDGQLSLQYRGVLKNTMHIKKSRIQSLDTHESWFQTRKDLGSLRTTIKSGETGYASPIRDLEKKDLQTIASWFSHSV is encoded by the coding sequence ATGTCTGAGCACAAGAGACTGCACCCTATTTCAGCTGTAGCGAATTTTGTAAAGCAGTTAAAGGACTTGATCGTTCCCTTTGTCTTTTTATTTGTATTGAATAACCGGGGAGAGAAGACGGGTTTTTGGGATTATATGCCTGTTATATCCATGGCGGCAGTTCTTGTGTTCGTTCTGGTCACAGGGATTGTGAAGTGGCTTCGGTTTACATATCGAGTGGAAGAAGGGGAGCTGCGGATCGAGTACGGCCTATTCGTTAAAAAGAAGAGGTATATCCCCATTGACCGGATCCAGAGTTTGAATTTCTCTGAGGGAATTCTGCATCGCCCTTTTGGATTGGTTAAGGTCAAGGTAGAAACGGCAGGGTCTTCGAATCCCCGGGAATCAGAAGCAGAATTGACGGCTATTTTAAAAGAAGAAGCAATAGAGTTGGAGGGAATGATTTATCGGGAGAAAAAGGGTAATATCGTAACCGACGATCTCGCAGGCGAAAATACGGTGACTTTGAAAGATGAAGCCCCCTTTTTCAACCTTTCCTCTAATGACATCTGGGTTCTTGCTACGACTTCAGGCGGGGTCGGGGTCATTATTTCCGGGGTTTTTGTTTTCTTGTCCCAATTTAATGAGTTCATCCCGTACGAAGCTGTGTACGATGAGCTGGCTGTTTTTGTGAAAAGCGGAGTGTTTGTCGTTTCGGTGATGGCCTTTCTGGGCTTGCTAGTTGCCTGGCTATTATCGATTGCCTGGACATTTATCATTTATGGTGATTTCAGAATTAAAATTGTGGATGATCACATTGTCATGACAAGAGGGCTCCTGGAGAAGAAGCAAGTGACGGTTCCCTTAAATCGTGTTCAAGGAATCCGGGTAGTGGAAAATCCAATCAGGCAGCTATTGGGGTATTGCACCGTCCACATTGAAAATGCAGGTGGATCTGTTTTAGAGAAAGACAGCACCAGTATAAAATTATTTCCGATTGTGAAAAAGAAGCGAATTCAGGGATTATTAAACGACTTATTTCCGGATTATGTCATTCACGATGACTTTAAGAGGCTTCCGGGACGTTCCTTAAGAAGGTATGTGTTCAGACAGGCAATCTGGGTGGTGGTCCCGACCGCGGCTGTTTGTTTTATGTACTGGCCATATGGTCTTTGGGTCGGCTTGTTGATGATTCCTTTCGGGATTCTCGGATACTACCAATATCGTGCCGGGGGCTGGAAGATTGTTGATGGACAATTATCTTTACAGTACAGGGGCGTATTGAAAAATACGATGCATATAAAGAAAAGCCGCATACAATCTCTGGACACCCATGAAAGCTGGTTTCAAACGAGAAAAGACTTGGGCAGTCTCAGAACAACGATAAAATCTGGAGAGACTGGTTATGCCAGTCCGATCCGGGATCTTGAAAAGAAGGACCTCCAAACAATTGCTTCATGGTTTTCTCATAGTGTGTAA
- the acpS gene encoding holo-ACP synthase, producing the protein MIKGIGLDIVETGRIQRMIERQPKFVKRILTAKEEDAFYTLNEQRKIEFAAGRFAAKEAFAKANGTGIGTALSFQDIEISKDPNGKPYFSKPEGANAHLSITHSREFAAAQVIIEE; encoded by the coding sequence ATGATAAAAGGAATAGGATTGGATATCGTTGAAACAGGTCGCATTCAGAGGATGATTGAACGGCAGCCGAAGTTCGTCAAGAGAATTTTAACAGCTAAGGAAGAGGATGCTTTCTATACATTAAACGAGCAGCGCAAGATTGAGTTCGCAGCAGGACGATTTGCAGCCAAAGAAGCTTTTGCCAAGGCGAATGGAACGGGCATCGGAACAGCGCTCTCCTTTCAGGATATTGAAATCAGTAAGGACCCGAATGGAAAGCCTTATTTTTCAAAGCCGGAGGGGGCGAATGCCCATTTATCCATCACACATAGCCGGGAATTTGCGGCTGCACAGGTGATCATCGAAGAGTGA
- a CDS encoding PH domain-containing protein: MIGEPQKRISPKALKVWKIYGVIETLIVAAVAAGAITLTVMFEWPQWIITAAVAVLILFTYLFVFFIPTIKWKRWRYEVREQEIELQRGIFIVKRTLVPMVRVQHVDTVQGPILKKYRLATITISTAATVHEIPALDVEEADELRNSISQLARVAEDDV; the protein is encoded by the coding sequence ATGATCGGAGAGCCGCAAAAACGAATTTCACCAAAGGCTTTAAAGGTGTGGAAGATATATGGTGTGATTGAAACGTTGATCGTCGCAGCTGTAGCCGCAGGAGCGATTACTCTAACTGTGATGTTCGAGTGGCCACAATGGATCATTACAGCAGCAGTTGCCGTGTTGATTCTATTTACATATTTGTTTGTTTTCTTTATTCCAACGATCAAATGGAAGAGATGGCGTTATGAGGTGAGGGAGCAGGAGATTGAGCTTCAAAGAGGAATTTTTATCGTGAAGCGCACATTGGTACCGATGGTGAGGGTTCAACATGTTGATACGGTTCAGGGTCCAATCTTAAAAAAGTATCGGTTGGCAACCATTACGATTTCGACTGCAGCTACGGTTCATGAGATACCGGCATTGGATGTGGAGGAGGCAGATGAATTGAGAAACTCCATTTCACAACTTGCGAGGGTGGCGGAAGATGATGTCTGA
- the uvsE gene encoding UV DNA damage repair endonuclease UvsE, producing the protein MTLVKLGYVAMSMNLQNASPSQTMTYKQFSGIKDREAAIHKLERIAKSNLENCLRLLKHNVLNEIYFFRFSSKLIPLANHPELKGWDFISPLKPELHAIKEYLMLHPMRVDFHPDHFVLLNSSDVDVLKNTLKTLRMHEALLKGMGIDPTHRCVLHVGGAYDDKEKALEQFIHNWGLTPVSLQQMIILENDDTVFSAADALYLCEKLGIPLVFDYHHHLAYNQRDWLLDWERIVGTWSQSSLPVKMHISSPRSQEDYKAHADFIDPKMFLDFLQGIKGSVDEIDCMIEAKKKDDALFRLVEDLQGIDGIEWVDKSSFIVK; encoded by the coding sequence ATGACACTCGTAAAGTTAGGCTATGTTGCCATGAGCATGAACCTCCAGAATGCATCCCCTTCCCAAACCATGACCTATAAGCAATTTTCCGGGATTAAGGATCGTGAGGCCGCTATTCATAAACTCGAACGGATCGCAAAATCGAATCTTGAAAACTGCCTGCGGCTATTAAAGCATAATGTTCTAAATGAAATTTATTTTTTTCGGTTCAGTTCAAAGTTGATTCCTCTTGCGAACCATCCTGAATTGAAGGGGTGGGATTTCATTTCCCCTTTAAAACCTGAGCTCCATGCGATTAAAGAGTATTTGATGCTTCATCCTATGCGTGTGGATTTTCATCCGGATCATTTTGTGCTTTTGAATTCAAGTGACGTGGATGTGTTGAAGAACACGCTTAAAACACTTAGGATGCATGAGGCATTATTAAAAGGGATGGGAATCGATCCAACTCACCGCTGTGTCCTCCATGTAGGTGGAGCTTATGATGACAAAGAAAAGGCACTTGAGCAATTTATACACAATTGGGGTCTGACTCCCGTTTCTCTTCAACAAATGATCATTCTCGAAAATGATGATACGGTATTCAGTGCTGCTGATGCCCTTTATCTATGTGAAAAGCTTGGGATTCCCCTTGTTTTCGATTACCATCATCACCTTGCTTATAATCAAAGGGATTGGTTATTGGATTGGGAGAGGATCGTTGGAACGTGGAGCCAGTCATCATTACCTGTGAAGATGCATATTTCAAGCCCTCGATCCCAGGAAGATTACAAAGCCCATGCCGATTTCATCGACCCTAAGATGTTTCTTGATTTTCTTCAAGGGATAAAGGGCTCGGTCGATGAAATTGATTGCATGATAGAAGCGAAGAAAAAGGATGACGCATTGTTCCGATTAGTGGAGGATCTGCAGGGGATTGATGGGATTGAGTGGGTGGATAAAAGTTCGTTTATAGTAAAATAG
- a CDS encoding rhomboid family intramembrane serine protease has translation MFVRTESFSQFLRFYPIISVIVFIHIALYVVSALPIFPQLWVYEQMAGVNLFIKEGEWWRLVSPIFVHLGFAHLLFNSFSLVLFGPPLEKLLGKAKFIGLYLASGVFANIITFLIKPLTYSHVGASGAIFGLFGFYIAMIILKNHFITRESRQIILPIVVIGVVMTFMQSGINITAHIFGLIGGFVIGWISGKK, from the coding sequence ATGTTTGTCCGGACTGAAAGCTTTTCACAATTTTTACGGTTCTATCCTATTATTTCCGTGATTGTATTTATTCATATCGCTTTATACGTTGTCAGTGCACTTCCTATTTTCCCACAACTGTGGGTGTACGAGCAGATGGCCGGTGTGAATTTATTTATCAAAGAGGGAGAATGGTGGCGACTCGTCTCCCCTATCTTTGTACATTTGGGATTCGCTCATTTGCTATTTAATTCGTTTTCCCTTGTCCTGTTTGGCCCACCCCTGGAAAAGCTTCTGGGAAAAGCAAAGTTTATCGGTCTTTATTTAGCAAGTGGCGTGTTCGCCAATATCATTACGTTTCTTATCAAGCCCCTTACGTATAGTCATGTGGGAGCATCGGGCGCGATTTTTGGTTTATTCGGCTTTTACATCGCCATGATTATCTTAAAAAATCATTTCATCACGAGAGAAAGCCGGCAAATCATCCTACCGATCGTCGTCATTGGTGTAGTCATGACCTTCATGCAATCAGGAATCAACATAACGGCCCATATCTTCGGATTAATCGGCGGCTTTGTGATCGGGTGGATTTCAGGAAAAAAATAA